CTAAAGGTCTTATACTTAGAATCCACAAATCCACCTAATCCCGTATCAAGCTTATAAGGAAAATAGTTAGACTCTACCAACCCATATGTATTAAAAGTATAATTTTATGGATGATGGATGAAGTTTGTGAGCTTTGATATATTTTTTGCTTATGTTTAATTCAGAGGGTATATCCACCAAGTCGCCATCTCGGAGGGTAATACCACGAGCTTCACATTTTTTTTCTTCACAACTCAACCTAGAGGGTATATTCATCAAGTCACCATCCCGGAGGGTAATACCATAGGCTTGAGTTACATATCTAGCTCAGTTGATCGACATATGAATTTTTTTTCATGCAGGTGCCACAATTATGTGCCATTTAATTAGAAATACTTATGGGTTATTTGACAGTTGGCACTTTTCGTGTGATTTCCGTACAATGtgaacaatattttatattatatggTTGTGCATTTTGAACTTATGATGTGTATGATTTCATGAATCACATTTAaagaactcacaaaaatatttcaTGATGCATGACGTTTATTATTAATGATTGCGACTTGAAACAGTTTAAACAGTGCACAGAAATAACTAGCACACTTATCAGATAAACTAGTAGTACTGACAggagttcagtactcagacagACAATATGTTTAGGGCACATATTGAGTCCCAGAACCCATGTTATACTAGAACCTTATGTGAGAAAGTAAGGGTTTATGATACAGCTTTCCGAGTGACAAGTGAACACTAGAAACTGGCCGAAACTAGCTGAAACAATataattcagcaaaattcagcatctTATAGCTTTTGGAGTGATCAGAAGTAGCCAGAATGCTCAGAATAACTTAAAAGATGTTGAAAACATTAACACGACATAATCACATATTACACCATACAAGACACTAATGCTAACCTTTTTAAGCGATCCGGTAACCAAATAAACACCCGAACACAACTAGAAGCAATATGTGAACTAGTTAGCATTATTTTCATAACATGAAACTAGTTTAGGGTCATAAACACCATGTTATGAATCAAAACATCTAAACACCTAAACTACTTAACTAACCATCCTTATTGCCATCTTTTAACACTTAACTAAATTTCAAACCAATCAACACCCCCCTCTATTAACCGTCCCCTTGGGACCCACCCTCATAATTGGTGTTGACTAATCCTTGTGTGGTTAAAGATGCCACATAGAAGACCACGAGATAAAAGTATGGAGGGAAAGTTTTACCCATTATGTTAAATACCTTATCCACAACTTAAATTCTCATTCTCATTATCATAACATTCACCAACACACTCTCTTCTCCCTCTCCTTGTTCTCGGCCGAAACCACACACCCACCCCTTCCTTTCATTCAATCAGTTCCTAGTTATTTCAAGCATATCCTAAGGTGCATCAAGGTGATTCAAGAATGTGTCAAGTGTTGGATATTGAAGGACCGCTCTttggagcttttaaccatcaactTTGTGTCATCTTCTCCTCATCCTCATCATCTtgttctaccctagccttgtgctagtagtaagtgccttatGAACCCATTTTAAACCTTGCTTTAGGATTCTCTCACGAAAATTTTTTACAACAAATAAAATTTTTTCATTGCATTTACGAAAACGCCAAGATCCATGAACcaaatatttttttcaaaaagaaaCAAGGCAAGGAAATTAGTTGGAGTATAGTCTATATGGGATAGACTTGCCGAATAAGAAATGACCCAAGTAGGAACAATGTGAATACATGTGATATGCTTCCTTTACTTGCTTGTGTATAATAAGTAACGTTATCGTTCATtaatatatatacaaatatgtgCACGGGTTATTTTTGACAGGATGCCATGTCATCTTCTGAGAGCAGCGGTTTGTCTGATGAGCACGATCCTATGACTATCGTCTCCGATGATGAGGTAGCACACGCCCCCCGAGATCTTCACGTCTGACTCCGAGAGCGACTCGGAGATGATGTCTGACAAAGACGatgatttccagcccttcgcctCTACCAGATTTTGGCGATGACGTTCCTTTTGTTGATGATGTTCTCACTTTACCTTTACCCCTCCATGACCAGCTTATCATCGGACATCCTGATGGTGAGCATCTTGTTGAGCCTATTCCGATTCATGCTATTCCCCTTGCTGCCATCCCTGCTGAGGATTGGCCTTTCGTTGTCAATTtggatgatgatgttgatgtccCCGTGATTGAGGTGGAGCACCTTGACGACGATCTTGGCGATGGAGAGGTGTACAACATCGCTATCCTAGATGTAGCATCCCCAGTTGTCTCTCTTATCAATATCTCTTCTGATTCTGATCTTGAGTCTGATGCCGACTCCTTTGAGTCAGTGACATCCTCTGCCCTTCAAGCCGCTGGACTAGAGGCTTATCctgctgatgatgatgatactGTGTCAGTTGCACCAGCTACTCCTGTTCGTGTTCCTACACCCACTGGTACACCTCCTCATACCCTCATTCGAGCTACCAGTGGCAGCTCTTCACAGCCACCTGCCCCAGCGGACCATTCTAGTTGGATGCGTAGTGTTCGTGATGATTTAGCTTTTCCTTATACCCCTCCTACTCATGGGGGAGAGCCATCAGGTCATCCACATATACCTCCACCCGAGTCGAGTCCTTGTCCTCAGTTACCTCGATTATTCCCTCCATATACTATGTCGTTGTCTGATCTGTATCATACTTCTCATCATTCTGGTTACACCACAGATGATATTTTGTTATCACTCTAGTTGCAGGTAGAGATCCTCTGCCGCATAGTTTATGAGATAGAGAGCGAGGCCGACCTAGGTGACCTCCACCACCGGATTATCCCCCACCAgtcacaccaccaccaccaccatcttcacccCCATCAGTGTGTCCACCACCACGTGTTCATGCACCAGTTGATAGTCATGCTGCTCGAGTCCttgcactagagcagcaggttagTTTCCTGATCCGTCGAGTCCACGAGCTCGAGGACGAGGTAGCTCATCTTCGTAGCTTGGATTTTCCTACACCTCGATCTCCTCCAACACCCTAGACACTTTTGTATGCAGGTACCTTTTGTGTGGGAGTTCCAGACCCACTTGCATGTATATGAAGACCAAGATTGAGCTAGAGACACTTGAAGAATATGAAGACCAATGTAGGAGAAAATACTTGCTACTTTTGTATTATGAAACTTGTACGATCGAGGCGATGTAACCTCGAGTCCCTTTTGTTTTTCTTCTATAAAAACAATGTATCAAGTTGTCAGACATATATATGAAAGCTCAGTGGTTGTTTTCTTTATCATACATTGTTGCTTATGTGTGCGTGTGATATTTATGTGATTGTTTGTTTGGATGATGTGATGATcatttatgttatatatatatatatatatatatatatatatatatatatagggagccgctaaaatgaaaaccacctctagttgtaagaaccatgagaaccactctccaccaatcataaTCGGCCAACGaaaagggtagtttggtcatttacccTAAATGTCTAATCTCAcccctctctcttcatttaattCACAccttctctcctctctcctctctacTATCTTTTCAATTTAAAAGATGCAGACTAACCTATCCATTTTTTAACTCCTCAACCTCTGTTTCTCTCTCTTTCAACTATCATCACCGTCGCCATCGCCGGCGCCGGTGGTCGTTGCCGGCGTCCCCACGGCGGTGCTGCAGCCGCACAATTCCTCCGCCACCCCTCTCTCTCTCATCGAGTTTCTCTCTCTCCGTCCCTTTTCTATGTCTGGTCGCTGCAGGCTGTCACTCACCACCACCGAGTGGTGTTTGGCAGTTCAAAAGACGGTGGTGGGTTCAAAAGACGGCGACTGTGGCAGTGGTGGGGAGAATGGGGACGGCGGCGGCAGGGGTTGTTTGGTGGTGCACAGTGGGTGCTGAATGGCAGTGGTGCGGTGGCCCGACGGTGGGTTTGTGGCTGATTGGTAGTACACCTTTCAAATATATGCAGATCCGTTCAaggaatgatgatgatgatgatgatgattgatggtGGGTGCCACCCCTGTTTGCCGGCGACCCACTCCTGTTGTCGGCTACCCCAAAACACCACACCTTTTTGGCTGATTTTGAGGGGGTTGAGTTTTGGGGGTTTGATTTTGGGGGTAATTAATGGCGGCCAGATGTGCCACCAGGTCATGTATGCTCACCACTAGAGAGTCGGATAGAGAAAGAGGACGGAGGCGGGCCGGCGgcagcgccgccgtgagcggcggaggTCCTGGTCTCCTCCCGACGTGTTGATTTTTGGTATGTTCTTGATATTTTTTTGATTTGGTTTGAATGATGCTACTGTCCCTTTTCTGGTTGAAACATGTTCCTGTTCCTTTTTGGTTTGAATGATCTGGTTTGAAACATGTTCATGTTCCTTCTGGTTTGTATGATCTGGTTGAAATTTTTAAGTTTTACGAATCTGATGGTTTTTGATATGTTTGGGGGGTTTTGATTTGTGTTCTATGAATCTGTGGGTTTTGATTCGATGGATGGGcggcgatgatgcaaaaaaaaaaaaaaaaactagattttTGATGACGATGGCTCGGTAACGTTGGTGGAGGGTAGGTCTTTGAAcccgcaaccccactttgcagccttttaATTATCGGAaaaaaatctgagccaaacccttttttttcgagatacacttttgttttttttgagatacacttttgtttttttgttgttgttggtgtTTTATATTCTTCCCCCCCGTCGATGACGATAAAAATCTATCCGAGACACCTGCCGACTTTGTGATTTATGGGTGCGTTCGTCTTTGCGTAAACAAGTTTtcgtgtaaaaaagtttttgtgaaaaaaaagttcaaccgtaaacttttacgtaaaacgtaaaaagtttaacgtaaaacttaaaaagtaaaatgtaaaaaagtttaatgtaaaacttaaaacttaaatttttttacataaaacgtaaaatttaaaaacataaaaagtttaacgtaaaacgtaaaatgttttacgtaaaacgcaaaacgtaaaaccgaaaaaaaagttaacgtaaaaaacccggggcgtaaaacgtaaaaaaccgacgcgtaaaacgtaaaaaaccgacgcgtaaaacgtaaaaaccggggcgtaaaacgtaaaaaaccgacatgtaaaacgtaaaaaaccgacacgtaaaacgtaaaaaacgacacgtaaaacgtaaaaaaccgacatgtaaaacgtaaaaaaccggggcgtaaaacgtaaaaaaccgacgtgtaaaacgtaaaataacgttaacgtaaaaattggcgcgtaaaatgtaaaaaaaaaaacgttaacgtaaaaaacccggggcataaaacgtaaaaaactgacacgtaaaacgtaaaaaaccgacgcgtaaaactaaaaaaccgacgcgtaaaacgtaaaaaaccggggcgtaaaacgtaaaaaaccgacacgtaaaacaaaaaaaacctacgcgtaaaacgtagaaaaccggggcgtaaaacgtaaaaaaccgacacgtaaaacgttaaaaaccgacacgtaaaacataaaaaaccgacgcgtaaaacgtaaaaaaccggggcgtaaaacgtaaaaaaccgacgtgtaaaacgtaaaataacgttaacgtaaaaattggcgcgtaaaatgtaaaaaaaaaaacgttaacgtaaaaaacggcgcgtaaaacgggccgtatgaacggcgcgtaaaaacgggacaTGAAAACGAcgtgttaaaaaaacggcgcgcaaaaaacgacgcgtaaaaaatggcgttaaaaaaacggcgcgttaaaaaaacggcgtaaaaaaacggcggtaaaaaacggcgcgtaaaaacgacGGTTGAAAAAACCGGCCCGCAAAAAACATTGTCTTCtgttaaaaaaatttgaatttaaaaatgtttttactaaaaaaatcttttaaaataataaaaagtaatttaataaaactaaaaagtaatataataaaacaaaaaagtaataaaaaaataataaagacaaaaagacaaaaaagagttATTTTAGTTAAATACCTTTTTGGATTAAAATaataaagacataataagacaaaatctatataatattaatttttgttacttttaatctcatccattcaTCTTGTTGATCCAAAGGTTagaaagtggttctcatggtttttacaactagaggtggttttcattttagcgatcccctatatatatatatatatatatatatatatatatatatatatatatatatatatatatatatatatatatatatatatatatatatatacacacacatgtaCCCCATAGACATTTATTTGGTGAATATTGTCTAACCTACCCGATACTTCTTGATAGAAGAAAATGTCGCCCAGACGGAACACAAACACAAACCTGTTACCAAGAACTAAAGCAGAACTTAACGAGCGTATATCTCTGGCAATAGCGCAGCACGAAGCCCTCCACTCTGAACAAAGCTGTGGCACTTCAGGAAACAATCCTCCAACTGGTAATGTTAAGTCACCCAATACACATTACAAATCTTTTAGGTATTTCCATTTGTGCTTTGTTAATGCTCACTCGTGACATGTTTCAAGCTACACATACAAACAGTTCATAGACTATAAGCCCTTGAACTTTGATGGCACATGAGGTGCCGTTGCATTCGTTCGGTGGATTGAGAAGACCGATACAGTTCTGAGGATGAGTAAATGTTTGCCTGAGCAGAGAGTTACCTACATTTCGGGATTGTTCTTGGATGGTGCACtctcttggtggaaccttcaggttcaaaccaagggtgaagctgctgcttacgcaatgagctgggacgagctcaaagaACTGATGAGAAAGAAATACTGCTCAAGGGCCGAAATTCAGAAGCTTGAGAAGGAAttttggaacttgaaaatggatggGCCGAAGATTGCTGAGGACATCCAACGTTTTCATGACTTATCAAGGGTTGTTCCCTTTTTGGTTGAGCTTGAATTTAAGATAACTGAGAGATTCATCTGGGGTCTTGCTCCAGAAATCCTGAGCATGGTCACTGCTTCGATGCCTCCTACCATCGCAGAGGCTATTAGTTTGAGCGTTGCACTCACTAAAGAAGCACTCCGCTTGGGAAAATTCTCGAAATCTGGTGCAAACAAGAAAGAAACTCATGTGGAGTCCTCAaatgacaacaagagaaagttcTCGAACTTTAAAAAGAGCACGCGAGCAAACAATGATTCCAACAAGCGTAGGGATGCAAACCCGCCAGCAGAGGTCAAGACTGACACAACAAACACTGAGGCTAGTGGAAAAGGGTATGCGAGTTTCCTGCCTAAGTGTGATAAATGTCGATTCCATTATACGGGTCCGTGTAGGACCAGTAAGTGTGAAAATTGTGGTAGGATTGGGCATGCCAAAGATACGTGTTGGTTTAGTGCGGGACGCGGTAATAGAAATCAAGGAGAAAATGGTAACCAAGGTGGTAACGATAATCAAAATGGTAATAGGAACCAAGGTGGGAATGGTAATCAGGGAGGAAATGGAAACAGAGGCGGAAATGGTAATCAAGCTGGCAATGGGAATCGAGgaggaaacaataataataatcaagGCGGGAATGGTAATGGACGTGGGTAGGCCTGTTATGGCTGCGGAGACatggggcatttcaagagagattGCCCTAAAGAtaatcaagcccgtggaagagtgttcacAATTGGAGCGCGAGAAGCACGCCAGGATTCGAATgtggttacgggtacgttccctattaaccaacactatgcatctgttctgtttgatactggcgTCGACTTTAGTTTCGTATCTATAGAATTTAAGAGACACTTGGCCTAGTTGCAAGTAAGCTAGACATCCCATATTCTATAGAACTGGCAAATGGAAAATTAGTTGAAGCAAGAGAGGTGATTAAGGGCTGTACACTTGAACTTGGAGAGCGAGAATTTTCTGTTGATCTTTTACCCGTTGAtttgggaagcttcgacattgttgttgggatggattggttgtccgaCAACCGTGTAGAAGTGGTTTTCCACGAGAAAATCATCCGCATCCCACTGATGAATGGAGAAACGCTTGtgattcatggggagaagcgtgaaaCGCCCCTACGAATTATCAATTGCATGAAGGCATAGAAGTGCCTTCAAAAAAAGGCTGCATAGCCTTCCTCGCTCATGTCATCGACAAGGAGACCCAGGAGCCAAAGTTAGAAGACATCCCCGTTGTGCGAGAATTTCCAGAAGTCTTTCCCAAAGACTTGCCTGGAATACCTCCACAACGACAGGTGGAGTGCCAGGAGCGGCACCAGTGGCGAAGGCACCAAACCGGCTAGCTCCATCTGAGATGCAGGACCTTTCGACTCAACTGCAAGAGCTGCTTGACAAGGGATTTTATCAGGCCGAGCTtctcaccctggggagctccagtgtattttgttaaaaagaaagatggcagtttccgtatgtgcattgattacagggagttgaataagctaaccatcaagaatcggtaccccttACCgagtattgatgacttatttgatcaactgcaaggttccagctactactccaagattgacttgagatcgggatatcatcaatTTAGAATACAAGAAGAAAGTATCCccaagacggcctttaggactcgctatgggcattatgagttcctggtcatgccgtttggcttaacgaacgcaccggcggtattcatggatctcatgaatcgggTGTGTAAGCTGtatctggataagttcgtgattgtttttattgatgacatccttaTATACTCGCGAACCAAGGATGAGCATGAGCAACATCTGCGAGCTATTTTGGAACTCTTGAAGAAGGAACAACTATATGCGAAACTTTCAAAGTGCGgattttggattcgcgaggtgCAATTTCTAGGTCATGTGGTGAATGAGAatggaattcatgtcgaccctgCCAAGATTGAGTCGATTAAAAATTGGGAAGCACCTAAGACCCCAACTGAGATACAACAATTTCTGGGATTAgtgggttactacagacgattcatagagaacttttcaaagattgccCAACCGCTAATGTCCCTAAcccagaaggataagaagtttgagtGGGGTGAGAAACAAGAAACGGCATTCCAACtgttgaaagataagctttgtgaCGCACCAATTTTATCCTTACCCGACGGTACCGATagttttgtggtttattgtgacgcgtcccaacaaggtcttggttgcgtgttgatgcatcGAGACCAAGTCATCGTGTAAGTGTCTCGTtagttgaaggtgcacgagaaaaactataccacgcacgacCTTGAGCTAGGTGCAGTGTTATtcgcattgaagatttggcgccactacttgtatggaacacGTTGCACAATCATTAGAGACCATAAGAGTTTGCAACACATTTTCGATCAAAAAgacttaaacatgaggcaacgaagatgggtcgagctattgaacgattacgattgtgagataaagtatcacccgggcaaggcgaacattgtagcagacgccttgagccgTAAGGAGTGTGCAAAGCCTCTAAGGGTGTGAGCCAAAGAGCTGACCATACAAACTGATCTCACTACTCGAATTCGTGAAGCTCAACAGGAAGCGCTTAAGCCGGATAATCTACTAGCCGAATCATTGCGTGGAATGGAAGCGCAATTGGTGCCAAAGGAAGATGGAACATTGTACTTCATGGAGTGAATTTGGGTTCCATTCTTCGGCGATCTGCGCGCACTTATTTTGGACGAAGCACTAAGTCAAGGTACTCTATACATCCGGGATCCGAGAATTTAGGTGTagaaaccgcaaactctcgattaaatcaTTCGTTCGGCGCACCTTTttactataaacacgagaatttggGTTGAATcgggagtgaaatccatacttcgaCGCAAATCTCCTTCTCTATCTCGTGATTCTATCAAACAAATAGGAATGCGGTCATTAAGTTAGGGAtgaaacccgaatcttgatgACAGGTTCCGCTCTCtatttggttttacaaaactctcaccaaagtctcgatggattccaatGACTCGAGTTATGTGAATAACCGAAGGGATGAGTGACATTCACTGTATGCCAGTGAAGAGAGCACAGTCTACTAGGCCAAACATGTACTCGAGGtctttgagaatagtcgaatcactttgggtagtcaatgtctaaacACCCAAGATAATCTATTTTCgatcgctgattttatgtgtttcgattttgagCTCGCCGCCGCTGACTCTGTGATCTACCGCTTTAAGGTGtggaattttatgtgttttgatttttgGAGATTTATACGCTTTTCACCGTTCGCTTTGATAAAAACACACAActcgcactgcacatctatctcaacacgttaacaaatcgcatgctatgttactcgctTACGCTATGCTACTCGTTGTGTACTCGCTATTCGCGCTCGCTACTCTCGAACGCGCTCGCGAAACTTGAATGATAGGTGAATATGTGCAATATATGTAgttgaatacgtgcaaaatatagctgaatatgtgcttctgtgctctacgtgattatgtgcttctgtgcttatgtgcctacgtgattatgtgactatgtgttatATGCCGACGTGTTCCTGTGCTTTATATAAAGTAGATTTTGGGAAGCGCGATAGACTACACTAGATTTAATCGAAATTGTGTccgagtcctgtgacgatgtctgttgaaGACAATGTCGTCATTCAGATCACACACCTCCCGTGCTGCCCGCCGAAACCACGCTGACAAACGCATCGCCTCGCTAGTCGCCAAGCAAATGGCTAAGGTCATTCCGCAGACTGTCAGCAAACTTAATGAAAACGGTAGCAAGTCCTCTGAGGAATCAAGGACCGACTCTCCCCGTggtacttttagcttcaagctgTTTAAGGCCTGCGGCCCTAAAGACTTCACTGGTGAAGACGGGCCTACTGCTATGTTTCAAGGGTTCGATTCAATTGAAGTccctctgcgccaaagcggttgtcATGATAACCTCCGCACTGTCAACGCAaccggcgttttccagtccagggctctggaTTGGTGGACCGCTGAAAGGAACAGGCGAGGGAACGACGCAGCCTATGGCCTTacttgggaggagttgaaggaaatcatgatgaaggaattatgccctccccatgagcttcagaagctggaggatgagttttggaacattaagcaagagggtggcgacaacgctggtctaaCTGCCCGCTTTAAGCAGCTAGGCATCATCTGTCCCGGCCaagtctgtcacacccccaaaatccacatgcggagtatcaccgcttggaggcgtgactgaccaggatcaagccaccaatcatattgaacacagcgtataagtaaatataaaaaacccaaccacaatataattggtgtccaaataaaacatagtttaagtaatcagcggaagcataaagtttaaaacccaaaacataagttaaaagttcataagtttaacatggaactcaacagtccatgtcccacaatgacctcgcctcctcgtgcaagctccatctacgcacctaacgacctgcaaggcatgtaacaacgagtcaacaacaaagttgagcgagttcacagttggtgttcattattaagttgtttcaaaaccaggagttcatttgtaagttgtaagttaatccatttaccctgtttcccaaacatatccatagttggtcggggcttccccatgttaaccactagacccgtttaccatatcgaccactgactaaagtaagttggtgccctgacgtcaatgtctatcatcattgactagtgcccagatccattagttcacgcccgtcctctgcggcacggtgtgaggcttgtcagacctaaatagcgctatctaactaatgacccgctcgccattggcccggcgattaagtcgatataaaaggagggacttcatgatagagagttttggtctagtat
Above is a window of Helianthus annuus cultivar XRQ/B chromosome 14, HanXRQr2.0-SUNRISE, whole genome shotgun sequence DNA encoding:
- the LOC110906684 gene encoding uncharacterized mitochondrial protein AtMg00860-like; the protein is MDLMNRVCKLYLDKFVIVFIDDILIYSRTKDEHEQHLRAILELLKKEQLYAKLSKCGFWIREVQFLGHVVNENGIHVDPAKIESIKNWEAPKTPTEIQQFLGLVGYYRRFIENFSKIAQPLMSLTQKDKKFEWGEKQETAFQLLKDKLCDAPILSLPDGTDSFVEALKPDNLLAESLRGMEAQLVPKEDGTLYFME